TAGATGAAATGTTTGGTATTCTAGAAAATAAAATAGGGCATAAACTTGATGTAAACAACCTGCTTGAAAGTTATGCCAATATTCAAACCTTTTCTGAGATGTGGGGAGAGATTTGCGAAGCGAATATAGTAACGCCTGCTCCTGTGAATGCTCTGGATTTATACATGTACACTTCCTGCTTTCTTACAATGGATACGGAGGATAAATTACTTTCAATGCTGGCTGCTCTGTACAATGAAGTATTTAGTCAGGTGGAAAGAAACAAGCAGATTGAAAATGAAGAAAAGTATAGAATCCTTTGGCATTACCTGCCTATATATTCGAAGAAAAGATTTTTCAAACAACTATTTGATGAACATAAGGTATCCTTAGTAACCGGCACCTATTTAGCCATGCATGATGAATTAAACAGTCCCGTGAATTTTGACTTTCATTATCCTGTGACAAAAGAACAAATCGAGAATGCCAAGCTTTGGCTAAAGTATACCAAGCAGAATGAAACCTATGAACAAGTAAGAAAAGAAATGATTGAATATACGGCAGAATCCATGCTGATGTCAGATGTACATCGCGGGGGCCAGCATAAATTTAATCAAATTAAAAAAATGGTGGAAAAGTATCGTATCGACGGAGTGATTCTGCATAATGACAGAAGCTGCCGACCCCAGTCCCTGCCCCAATACGATATAAGAAGCAGAATTTTAGAAGAGTTAAAGGTACCCGTTCTATTATTTGATTCAGATACCATGGATGAAAGATATTTTTCAGAATCACAAATTACAACTAGATTTGAAGCCTTCATTGAAAGAATGGCTTTAAACAAAGGCTTTTAAAATGGAGTTATGATAGTTTCCCCCAAGTGTAACAGTTTCATTTAAATAGCAAAGAGGGTAAGTATAAAAAAAGGGAGATGAGGTATGTATACAGAAAAATCAATGATAGGTTTATTCATATTATTTTTTGTTCTCATGATAATTTCAGCAGTAAAAATGACATATGATTATAAGAAAAAAGGGAGACTTACTCTGCCGGGCTCGGTCATATTACTTGTATGGTTTTGCGTGCATGGCCTTATTATGGATTATGCCACCTGTAACTCTATCTATGAACAGGCGGATAACTTTCTCTTAAGAACTACGGGCATTCTTTTAATTGTTTCGGGTCTTGTTATTATGGTAATCGCTATGATTAACTTTGGAACTTTTACCAGAACCATGGGAGTTAATACTAATGAACTTATTACCACGGGATTGTACAGGTATACAAGAAATCCTCAATATGTGGGTTACGGTATTACGGTGATAGGGTTTAATGTGGCATGGTTTACGCCAATATCGGTAGTTTCCATGATTACGTATTTAATCATGATTTATATTACGATAGTGATAGAAGAGAAGAATCTAAAAAGAATTTATGGTGAGGATTTTACTTCCTTTTGCAATACAACTCCAAGATTTATAGGGTTATAAAACTTTTAGTATAGGCTGATTGTTAAAATATTGACAGTAAATGGAAAAATGTGATAAACTATTTTGAGTCAAAGTAAAATATTCCTATTAGTTCACTATATATGCCAGAATTGGAATTGGCAGAGGTTTTTTCTCAGTAAAAGGAGGGGATGCGAATGATTAAGAAAAGGGAGGAAGCTTTTCTTAGTGTGGAAGGATTAAATAAAAGATATCAAGAGCTCATAGCTGTTGATAACGTTCATTTCACTGTGAACAAGGGTGAAATATTTGGTTTTCTCGGGCCAAATGGTGCAGGAAAGACAACAACCATACGAATGTTGTGTGGGTTAATCAAGGCCGATTCCGGAAATGTCAAGTTAGATGGACATCTTTTGGCAAATGATTATAAGAAAGTGAAGCATCTTATCGGCTTATGTCCTCAGGAAATCATAATATGGGAATTGTTAACGTGTCTGGAACAGTTGGTTTTTACCGGTATGTCCTATGGATTAGATTCTGATACGGCTAAGAAAAAAGGGAATCAGATTCTAGAAGACCTAGGACTTGGCGATAAAAGAAATAAGCTTGCTAAGACTCTGTCAGGGGGAATGCAAAGAAGACTTAATATAGCTTTAGCATTAGTACATGACCCAAAGCTTATCATTCTGGATGAACCTCAGGCAGGGCTTGACCCTCAAAGCAGAATTCTTGTCAGAGACTATATTAAAGAATTAGCAAAAGAAAAGACAGTAATTCTTACCACCCATGATATGGATGAAGCTGACCGATTATCCGACAGGATTGCAATTATAGACCATGGAAAAATCCTATATACTGACACACCTGAACAATTAAAGAAAAAATCCGGTGAGGGAGATATTCTGCAAATACGGATAAAAAATATCAATCAACAGTCCGCTGCAAAGCTTTTAAATGCCATACCCCAGGAAGTGAAAGAGAAAAAGTATTCTGATGGATACTTGTTTTTAAGTGCAAAAAATATACTTGAACTTGTGCCAAAGGTAAGTACCATTATGGAAAATAATAAGATCCAGGTTGAGGATATGACCGTAAGAAAACGTACGCTAGAGGATGTATTCATAGCGGTTACGGGAAGGGGGCTTAGAGAATGAAATTTTTAGCATCGTTTATCAAAGCATTTAAAGAAAATATGAGAGATTGGAAGGCACTCCTTCTGGTACTCCTTTTTTCACCTTTTTTCGTATTTTTGATATGGCTGTTTTATGGAGGAGAGGCTACTACTTATAAGGTAGGTATTGCGAATCTGGATTCCGGCCAGAAAACCCAGGAGCTGATTCGTGAAATTGAAACTTTGAAAATGGATGAAGCCAAGCTATTCGACGTAAAGTATTATAATAATGCAGAAGAACTGACTAAAAAGCTAAAGGATAAAACCATTGATTTGGGACTTGTAATACCGGCGGATTATTCCACTAAGTTGGAAAATCAGTTACACGGTGAAGATATACCTACTGTTGATATGTATGGAAGTATGGGAAATGTAAAATATACCATCGCTGCCTTGTTTATTACTAACAGTATTTATGAACAGGGAATGACAGTGCAGGAGATGGAATTTCCCTCCTACATAACGGAAACCTTTGTAGAGAAAAATACAAATATGAATGAATTTGACGGGTATGTGCCCGGTTTGATTTCATTGGCTGTATTAATGACTATTTTCACATCATCAGCTTCCATTGTAAGAGAAAATGATAAGCGTACCCTAATGCGGTTAAAATTAAGCCCACTTGGCTCTTTTAACTTCTTAAGTGGAATAACTGTTGTTCAGGGAATAATTGCTGTAGTGGCACTTACCATATCTTATTGGACTGCTTTAGGACTTGGTTATCAAGCCGCCGGTTCCTTTGCTACAGTGTTGGTAGTGGGTATTTTATCCAGTTTGTCAATGGTTTCGGTGAGTTTGATTATAGGAAGCTTTCTGAATACAGTTTTCGATGTATTAACCATTGGCTGTTTCCCATTCTTTGTTATGATGTTCTTTTCCGGAAGTATGTTCCCTATGACAAAGATAAATATGATAGAAATATTCGGTCATCCCCTGGGGATTACTGATTTAATACCTCTCACACACACCGCTTCGGCCTTTAACAAAATTCTTAATTTCGGCTCCGGTCTTTCAGATGTACTTTTTGAAATCGTTATGATATGTATACTTACTGTGGTTTATTTTGGTGCAGGAATTATGCTGTACCAGAAGAGAAAGTTATCAAAGGCGTAATGAGTATATATATCAAAGGCTATCCTGAATTTAATATCATTGACCCTATCGCGGTAGACATCACTACGAATAACATGAAAGCCATTCAAACTGCAATAGAAGACGGATTTTTAGTAAATCAGCCACTTCTATTATATGGAATGGAGGGCTTATGGATTTATCCTGTTATGTTAGCCATATGTTATAATCATATTGAAACCATAGAATTATTGGTTTCAAAAAAAGCAAAATTGGACATAAAGAAAGAACATGCCTTTTTATATGCTTTAAAATATTCTAATATGGAAACAGTAAAGGCGGTATTAAAGTTAGGGGCTAAGAGTGATGTAAAGGACAGAATAGGAAAAAACATGTACAGTTACGCATTAGAGACAGGAGAAACGAAAATTGAAAAGTATGAATTATTACAGGAACTAGGTTATTCTGTGAAAGATTATGCTTCCGATAGTGCATTTATGGCCATGATTCTATATGACTATGAAACACTGAATTATTTTATAAGTCATGGTTTAGATATGAATAGAATAAGCTCAGGTGAATCAGCCGAAGGAATATGATATAAACATATTGTAATATAGAATAACACAGCACACATGATTGGAAAAAAAGTCGGACAATGTATGGAGCCCTTTGTTATACTGAGTTTGTCTAAGCTTAATCGATTATATAATAATCGGTTAAGCTTATTTGTACATATGACTGCCTGAAAGTAGGTAAATTAATTATTTAGTTAGGATATGGTTTTTTCTGGTTGGTTCTATCGAGCAAATAATCTACACTAGTCTGGTAAAAATCTGCGAGTTTTATTAGGACATGAACTGGAATACTAACTTTTCCACATTCATAATCACTATAGACTCTTTGGCTACAATTTAAATATTCAGATATTTGCTTTTGCGTTAAATCTCTATCTGTTCTTAAATTTCTTACTCTTTCATACATATGCTTTACCCCCATAAACGATTATATCCTAGCGAATGTACCACTATAGTATTTTAGCGGTATGTTCACTAAAACAAATTATGAAGGGGGATATGGCTTTTTATATTTTGTTCTATTCAGCAAATAATCAATGTTGGTTTTATGAAAATCAGCAAGTTTAATAAGTATCTGTGTTGGAACATCAACTTCGCCACGTTCATAATTGCTATAAACTCTTTGACTACAGTTAAGATATTCGGCCATTTGGTACTGAGTTAAATCTTTGTCCACCCTTAAATTACGAATTCTTTCATACATATTTAATCACCTCATGAAAATTATAACTTAGCGGTCATTCCGCTATTGACTTTTAGCGGAAATACCGCTAAAATAAATTGAGATTATTATATGCAATAAAAAAATTCTAAAAACGAGAGGGTTTATATGGAATCAATTATTAAAAAATTATATTATGGAAGTCTTAATCCTGACGAATGGATAATTAAAAAAGAACCTGAATACCAAAAATTGAATGAGCAGATTGTAATTCTCTTGGATAAGTTGAAGCAGTTGACGAACCAAGAAATATTTGAAAATATTTCCGAATTGATGGAAATAACAACTGAAACAAATTCTTTAGAAACTGCACACTCATTTTCGTTTGGCTTTAAATATGGTGCAATAATGATGATGGAAATACTAAAGAATGAAAAAGAATAAAAATTCCAAAGTAGCAAAGCAAGAAGTCCATTAGTCAGTACAGACATATTGAGCTTCTTTTTTGTAGTAATCAAGTTAGAGTAATATAACATTTAATTACAAAGATTGGTTATTTAACACTATGTTTTTCAGTAGAAATTTGGTATAATGTAAAGAAAAATATGGTGATTCGTTCATATGAGAAAGATAAATTAAGCTTGATTATAGGAGACAAAACATGGAAAATTGTAAGGAAATAATTCAGGCAATAGAAGCATACTGTTTAAATCAATTAGGAGTATATGAATCAAGACCTTTTGGTAAATATCCGATTTGCTATCGGGTAATGGGAAAAATATTTGCACAGTTTAATCCCGAAGCAAGCTTCTTTAAAATAACATTAAAATCTGAGCCGGAAAAGGCAAATTTTTACAGGCAGCTTTATCCGGAAATTATAGTTCGCGGATACCATTGTCCACCTGTGCAGCAGCCATATTGGAATACTATTGATTTAGATGCCTTTTCCAATATGGAAATGCTATTTCAGATGATTGATGAAGCATATGATGCGGTCGTGGAAAAATTCAGTAAAAAGGTCAAAACACAGTTGTTAACATTGACAAAACTGGAGTATAAAGATACCAATGGGGAGAATCCTGATTTTGCCATGCTTTGTGACAGATTGGACGGTGCTCTTAATGAAATCGTTGGGGGTAAACAGCAGAGAAGTCATTACGAACAATATAACAAAAGAGATAGTATTCAAGATGTAATGGTTGTTTATCAGGAGGGTCAGCCGGTTGCATGCGGTGCTTTTAAAATGTATGACGAAGATCATGCGGAATTAAAACGTATTTATACAGAACCGTCTAATCGAAATATGGGATTGGCGGCAGAATTGATAAGGCGTTTAGAGGCTAAAGCAAAGATTAAAGGATATAAATGGTGTATTTTAGAAACTGGCAGGCAGATGGAAGCAGCTTGTCATGTTTATAAAAAAGCAGGATATAAGATAATTCCAAATTACGGACAGTATGCAGATATGCCAGATTCAATTTGCATGGAACGAAAAATATAAGATAGCTGTCAACTTGTTTGGGGTTATTACAATGAATTTCTATTCCATCTATGATTAAAGTAGTATGAAATATTTTGTGATGTAAAGGATAACATTTATGAAATGGATAGAAAAGTTCAAAGAATGTTATGCCCCCTTATGAGGCATTAATCGATTTTTTCTAGAAAGAATCCGTAACTATAAAGTATATAATAACGATCCCTGCTTTGATAAAATTTCCGGTTGGAATATGGTTTATTAAGGTAAAGTTCGAACTAAACTGTTAATTTATAAATTGTATGTATAAAGAGGTCAAAGCAATGGATTTTATTACTATTGACATATATTAATAGGCAAGAGTAACTAAAAAACTATGGAGGGTAATACCTCACAGTGGAGTTAGTTTGAATAATAAAACTTTTTTCAAACTCTTGATTTATACGTGTGCTAAAGCACACAGATTGGAATAAAATGAAAGCTGAAAGCATTAAAATTAATAATATCCCAGCCATTATATGGGGTGAAAAATCAGACAAGCTATACATTCATGTTCATGGGAAAATGTCTTGCAAAGAACAGGCAGAGCATTTTGCTAAAATAGCAGATAAAAAGGGCTATCAAACACTTAGTTTTGATTTGCCGGAACATGGTGAAAGAAAAGAGAGTAATTATCGTTGTGACATCTGGAATGGTATGCATGACCTTACTGAGATTGGTAACTACGCATTTTCAAAGTGGCGTGATGTTTCATTGTTTGCTTGCAGTCTCGGTGCATACTTCAGTTTAAATACTTATGCAGACAGAAATTTTAGGAACTGTCTTTTCCAATCGCCTGTGTTAGACATGGAATACCTTATTCAGCAAATGTTTTGTTGGTTTGATATAACTGAGGAAAAGTTATATCTGGAAAAAGAAATTCCTACACCTGTTGATTTATTGCGTTGGGATTATTATCAGTATATCAAAAAACATCCAATTAAAAAATGGAATATCCCTACTTCAATACTTTATGGAGGAAAAGACAATTTGCAATCAGTAGAAGTTATTCAAAAGTTTGTGAAATCCCATGACTGCAAACTGTCAATTTCTCAAAGCAGTGAACATCCCTTTATGGAAAAAGGGGATATAGAAATTGTTCGCATATGGCTTGAAGAAAACCTATGAGCATAATGTAAAGCTTGTTATTTTTAGTAGGCGCAAAAGGAGAGATTATATATGGAGAAAAACTTACATTCAATACTTGCGGTGTTTCCTACACCGAATATCGAAGAAACCGCCAGGTATTATTACGAAGTTATGGGATTTAGAATTGTTAAATATTTAGATGTAAAAGAACCCCACATATGCCTTTACCGTGATAGTGTGGAAATAATATTGACTAAAGCAAATAGTGAAAAAGTCCATACAAATAGGGAACTATACGGTTATGGGGAAGATGCTTATTTTGTAGCAGACAATCAAGAAGCATTACAAAATGAGTTTATCAGTAAGGGAGCTAAGATTGTTCGTCCGCTCCATGTGACGGATTATAATAATAAAGAATTTGTGTTAGAAGATATAGATGGACGGTGGATTGCTTTTGGAATGAAACAAAAATAACACATCAATAAATAAGCATATTTCAAGAGCCATTCAGACAGCAGAAACTGGAGATAGTATTATTAAATAGCTATGACCAAAATACTAAATTAGCATATATAAGCGAAAAACTTGGTAGTGGGTTAATGGATAATATCGCTGCTTATAATTAAGATGAGGGTGAACACATAATACTAAGATACTGGATATATTTATAAGTGTGAAACAAACAAAATTTCACAAATTCAAATTTGCAAGGATTTGTAATATGAAAGGATACCGTTTATGAAATGGATAGAAAAGTTCCCAAAGAATGTTAAGCCTACGTATGAGGAATTAATAGAGTTTTTACCAGAAAGAATCCGAGAGCTGTTTTTAATCTTTGACAATAAAATGGTAACTAACTATAAAGTATATAATAACTACCCCCGCTTTGATAAAACTTACGGCTGGAAGTATGGTTATTGCCGAAACTACCGCATTGAACTGCTGTCTGTTACAATCGTCGACGATTCTTTCGAAGTTTTAGGTATTACTGTAAAAGATGAAAAATCTTTCAATGTCATGCTTGAAAAATGCAAAGCAAAGTATGATGATGGCTATGAAGAAAGATATGCCTTACTAACAGCAGCTAAGAAGGCTAATCAAATTAATAGGACAAAAACTCGCTTAGACCGTGAGAAAAAAGAACTTACGGATTTAACTAAAAATATCGATTCATCAAAATTTAATAAATGCAAATGGGCTGAAAAAGTATCGAGAAATAAGTTAATCAAACTATATCAAGACGAAGCGAAAGGACTTCTTGAAGAGGACTTGCTTGATGATATCGGTTACACATTTTATACTCGGTGTAAACAAGCAAGAGATACTCGCGAACATTTAGAAAAAGGCGAAATAATATGCCATTTCTGTGGCGCAGTACATAAATCCACCAGCTATACGGCATTGGTAGCCTGTCCATGTGGATATTACTATACCTATCGTGAATATCGCCGCAGCTGTAACGCAAATAATGTACCTGGAGGACGCGCAACAGAAATATTTAAAGCATTTACAGACAATTGGTTAAAGTGTAAATCAGCAAGAGAGAAGATGTTGGTGATAGATGAGTTAGTTCACGAATGTCATGTTAGTGCGATGACGGGCCTTAAAGGCAGAAGCGTATGTATGAATTTAGTAGAAGGTACTCTATCTCAGATAAAGAATATGCTTGAGATGTTAGCAGGACATGAATGAAAAAGAAATGTTCCAAAGAATTAGGAGAGACCGTTGCATATATTAACTTTGTAAAATGAGAATGTTTGGTGTTTGGTAATAGTTTGTTCGGCCTTTTATGTAAAAACGGTAAGTTAAATTTGCAGATTATATATGATATTGGTTTGTAAATGCGAAGTAAAAAAATTATGTTATAGGTGGTGGTTAAAATTTATTTATATCATTATTTCGATAAAACAATCGGGCCATTTGTCAACTTGTCTGAACTATCAATTGATGAAGCAAAATCCATTCTAAATACGCTAAAAGTAACGAGACCTAATTCACAATGTGCTCAAAGACACGATAAATATGTGGAGTATAGGCATAATTGTGAGAGTATAATCCGGTCAGAGTTTAAGAAAAAGGGGGGAATTATAAATAGAAAATCACCCCATTACATGGTGATTGAGCATAGTCCATGGTTAAGTACTTGGTTTGAAAATGGTACTTTTATTAGAATTCCTATTGAAGAATTTGATAGTAT
The nucleotide sequence above comes from Anaerocolumna cellulosilytica. Encoded proteins:
- a CDS encoding ABC transporter ATP-binding protein; the protein is MIKKREEAFLSVEGLNKRYQELIAVDNVHFTVNKGEIFGFLGPNGAGKTTTIRMLCGLIKADSGNVKLDGHLLANDYKKVKHLIGLCPQEIIIWELLTCLEQLVFTGMSYGLDSDTAKKKGNQILEDLGLGDKRNKLAKTLSGGMQRRLNIALALVHDPKLIILDEPQAGLDPQSRILVRDYIKELAKEKTVILTTHDMDEADRLSDRIAIIDHGKILYTDTPEQLKKKSGEGDILQIRIKNINQQSAAKLLNAIPQEVKEKKYSDGYLFLSAKNILELVPKVSTIMENNKIQVEDMTVRKRTLEDVFIAVTGRGLRE
- a CDS encoding alpha/beta hydrolase, encoding MKAESIKINNIPAIIWGEKSDKLYIHVHGKMSCKEQAEHFAKIADKKGYQTLSFDLPEHGERKESNYRCDIWNGMHDLTEIGNYAFSKWRDVSLFACSLGAYFSLNTYADRNFRNCLFQSPVLDMEYLIQQMFCWFDITEEKLYLEKEIPTPVDLLRWDYYQYIKKHPIKKWNIPTSILYGGKDNLQSVEVIQKFVKSHDCKLSISQSSEHPFMEKGDIEIVRIWLEENL
- a CDS encoding methyltransferase family protein, whose protein sequence is MYTEKSMIGLFILFFVLMIISAVKMTYDYKKKGRLTLPGSVILLVWFCVHGLIMDYATCNSIYEQADNFLLRTTGILLIVSGLVIMVIAMINFGTFTRTMGVNTNELITTGLYRYTRNPQYVGYGITVIGFNVAWFTPISVVSMITYLIMIYITIVIEEKNLKRIYGEDFTSFCNTTPRFIGL
- a CDS encoding ankyrin repeat domain-containing protein, whose amino-acid sequence is MSIYIKGYPEFNIIDPIAVDITTNNMKAIQTAIEDGFLVNQPLLLYGMEGLWIYPVMLAICYNHIETIELLVSKKAKLDIKKEHAFLYALKYSNMETVKAVLKLGAKSDVKDRIGKNMYSYALETGETKIEKYELLQELGYSVKDYASDSAFMAMILYDYETLNYFISHGLDMNRISSGESAEGI
- a CDS encoding GNAT family N-acetyltransferase encodes the protein MENCKEIIQAIEAYCLNQLGVYESRPFGKYPICYRVMGKIFAQFNPEASFFKITLKSEPEKANFYRQLYPEIIVRGYHCPPVQQPYWNTIDLDAFSNMEMLFQMIDEAYDAVVEKFSKKVKTQLLTLTKLEYKDTNGENPDFAMLCDRLDGALNEIVGGKQQRSHYEQYNKRDSIQDVMVVYQEGQPVACGAFKMYDEDHAELKRIYTEPSNRNMGLAAELIRRLEAKAKIKGYKWCILETGRQMEAACHVYKKAGYKIIPNYGQYADMPDSICMERKI
- a CDS encoding DUF6809 family protein, with the protein product MESIIKKLYYGSLNPDEWIIKKEPEYQKLNEQIVILLDKLKQLTNQEIFENISELMEITTETNSLETAHSFSFGFKYGAIMMMEILKNEKE
- a CDS encoding 2-hydroxyacyl-CoA dehydratase subunit D; the encoded protein is MNQLQKKSNSNMADLSRSTRMLNNLLLQHYNGMHKLKEKKQPVAWVGVDIPAYLFRAMGIVPVYPQIHAAFQAQRNSVKTMIDNLESRWEIPHNICGEVKGVIGAVLCENGTAFDIPKPDILITSNSTCGQISKGFSFISKHMGVDLIDLDFPFIYNQANEDMLQYASIQIDEMFGILENKIGHKLDVNNLLESYANIQTFSEMWGEICEANIVTPAPVNALDLYMYTSCFLTMDTEDKLLSMLAALYNEVFSQVERNKQIENEEKYRILWHYLPIYSKKRFFKQLFDEHKVSLVTGTYLAMHDELNSPVNFDFHYPVTKEQIENAKLWLKYTKQNETYEQVRKEMIEYTAESMLMSDVHRGGQHKFNQIKKMVEKYRIDGVILHNDRSCRPQSLPQYDIRSRILEELKVPVLLFDSDTMDERYFSESQITTRFEAFIERMALNKGF
- a CDS encoding helix-turn-helix domain-containing protein, producing MYERVRNLRTDRDLTQKQISEYLNCSQRVYSDYECGKVSIPVHVLIKLADFYQTSVDYLLDRTNQKKPYPN
- a CDS encoding ABC transporter permease, translating into MKFLASFIKAFKENMRDWKALLLVLLFSPFFVFLIWLFYGGEATTYKVGIANLDSGQKTQELIREIETLKMDEAKLFDVKYYNNAEELTKKLKDKTIDLGLVIPADYSTKLENQLHGEDIPTVDMYGSMGNVKYTIAALFITNSIYEQGMTVQEMEFPSYITETFVEKNTNMNEFDGYVPGLISLAVLMTIFTSSASIVRENDKRTLMRLKLSPLGSFNFLSGITVVQGIIAVVALTISYWTALGLGYQAAGSFATVLVVGILSSLSMVSVSLIIGSFLNTVFDVLTIGCFPFFVMMFFSGSMFPMTKINMIEIFGHPLGITDLIPLTHTASAFNKILNFGSGLSDVLFEIVMICILTVVYFGAGIMLYQKRKLSKA
- a CDS encoding helix-turn-helix domain-containing protein, yielding MYERIRNLRVDKDLTQYQMAEYLNCSQRVYSNYERGEVDVPTQILIKLADFHKTNIDYLLNRTKYKKPYPPS
- a CDS encoding VOC family protein, whose protein sequence is MEKNLHSILAVFPTPNIEETARYYYEVMGFRIVKYLDVKEPHICLYRDSVEIILTKANSEKVHTNRELYGYGEDAYFVADNQEALQNEFISKGAKIVRPLHVTDYNNKEFVLEDIDGRWIAFGMKQK